GAGGAGCCGACGACTCACGGACACCGCCCGTCGTGGGCCTACTCACAGATTCCCGACGGTCTCGCCCTCTGTGTCGGCTGCTGGCGTCCGATCGCCGCGCAACAGCTGGGCGGCGAGCGGTGCCCGGGCCCGCGGAAGCCGCAAGCCTGAGTCCCGGCCGTCGGTTGCCGTCGCCCGCCTGACGTTCGCGTCTGCCCGCCCTCCGACCGCTCTCCCTCTACCCCAGCCCGCGCGCCAGGCACAATTCCCGGAACGTCTGCCGCGCCGTGGTAGAATCCGTCGCTGCTGCAAGTTATTGATCTGATTATCCAGGCGGCGTAGCTCAGGTGGCAGAGCAGGGGTCTCATAAGCCCCGTGTCGGAGGTTCGAGTCCTCCCGCCGCCACCACATTTCCAAACGCCTCTTGACGTCCTGGGGCTCGGCGCGACCGACGATGTAGACGGCCAGCAGCGCGCCGGACGGATTCCGACGCAGGGTGGCGAGCGCGCGCGAGGGCATCAGCGCGGGCGCGCGTCTGCGCCGGACCACGCGGCGAGGCTGGCCGCGGCCCGCCGCTCCAGCCCGCGCGCGCCCTGCCGTCGTGCGATCTCCAGCGCGGTCAGGAAGCACTCCTGCGGCGCTCGCGCCCCGGGCGTGCCTCCGCGACCGATCGCCCGGCCGGCTTCGCCCTCGAGCCGATGCAGCTCCGCCTCCAGGAAGCGCTCGCCGGTGCGGGCCGCGAGGGTGAGCGCCTCGCCGACGACGTCGAGCGCCGGGTCCGGCGCTCCGGCGCGGAGCAGCCCGGCGGCGAGGGTGGCGAGCAGGTACGTCTGGAGCTGGGCGGAGCCCGAGGCGCGCGCGCTGGCGATCGCGCCGCGCATCTGGGCCACCCCTTCTTCCGGGCGGCCCGTCTCGACCAGCGCCCAGCCGTGCACCGTTTCGGCCCAGGCCAGGAAGAGCCCGAACCCCTGTTCGCGCGCCAGCGCCACGGCGCGACCGGCATGGGCCAGGACCGCCTCGGCGTCGCCGCGGAAGCAGTGCAGGTGCGCGGCGAACACCAGCGCGAGCGTCTCGGTGACCGGATGCCGCAGCCGCCCGGCGAGGTCAAGCGCGTTGCGGCTCGCGGCCGCCGCCTCGCCGGACTCGCCGAGCAGCTCGAGAGTCCAGGCGGCCATGACCTGTGCGCAGACCCCGGGGTCGTGGTTGCCGTACTCCGCGGCCAGCGCGGCGTGCGGAGGCTCGTAGATCGCGATGCCGTGGCGGGCGTGCTCCAGCGCGGCCGTGGGCGCACCCTGGATCAGCCGGGTGGCCCACAAGGCGTGGTGCGCCTGGAGCACGAGGGCGGGCTCGCGCGAGCGCTCCGCCTGGACGCGCAGGCGTTCGCCCAGCTCCTCCGCGGTCGCCAGCTCACCGCGTCCCCAGCGGAACAGCCACAGCCCCCAGAGAGCGGGAAAGAGGCGCGGCGTGTCGCCGAGGCGCTCGGCGAGGGCCTGCGCCCGCGCGAGCGGCTCCTCCACCTCGGGCGCGCCCCAGCCGCGCGTGGCCATCAGGGATCCGCCGAGGGCGATCTGGAGCGCCACCTCCTGCTGCATCGTCTCCTCCACGGCGGGCAGTGCCCGCAGGAGGTCGAGCGCCCGCACGAGGTGTGCGCGCGCCTCCTGGGCCGCGCCCCGCCGGGTCGTCACCGCGGCGGCGCGCCGCAGGTAGTGCACCGCGCGGCGCGCGTCGTGTCCACGCTCGAAGTGCGCGGCCAGCTCCAGCGCGATCTCATCCGCCCGCTCGCCGTGCGCGACGGCCAGGCGCTCCGCGATCCGCCGGTGCAGCTCGGCGCGCCGGCCGGCTGCAATCTGCTCGTACACCATCTGCCGGTGGAGCCAGTGGCGGAAGCCGTATCGCTCTGCCGCGGTTCCGTCCGGCCAGGCGTCGGCCCCGCGCGCGACCAGGAACGCGCCCGGACGTGCCAGGGCGGCGCAGCTCCCCTCCGCGTCCGCCACCGGGGACCCCGCGCCCGCCGCGACCGCGGCGGCCGAGAACTCGAGCCCGACCACGCTCGCCACCTCGAGCACGCGCCGCTCGTCGTCCGAGAGGCGGCCAAACTGGAGCGCGATCACCGCCCGCACGTCGTCGGGGATCGTCAGCTCCAGGATCTCGGGCTCCTCGGTCAGACGCCAGCCCCCATCGGCCTGGACCAGGATCCCGCGCCCGATGAGGTCCTGGATGGCACTGGCCATGAACAGCGGGTTGCCCTCCGTCCGACGATGGACGAGCCGGGCGAGCACGGCGAGCCGATCCGCGGCGCCGTCGTTCGCGGCGGACCCGGGGCGCGGCCCAAGTCGCTCGACGAGATACCGTGCCACCGCCGCCTCCTCGAGGAGATCGAGGACGATCTCGTGCCCGGGCTCGCGGGCCACCAGCTCTCGCAGCACCGCATGGAGCGAATGCCCGCCCGGCGTCGTCGCGACCGGCCGGTACGTCCCGATCACGAGGAGCCGTGCAGGTCCGGGCCGCCGCGTCACGTAGGCGAGCCAGTCGAGGGTGGACCCGTCGCTCCAGTGCAGGTCCTCCAGCCAGAGCGCGAGCGGCGCGCGGTCGGTGAAGGTCTCGATGGCCTCGGCCAGCTCGCGCAGCATGCGCTCCCGCGTGGCCCCCGCGGTGGTGCGCCGGAGCGTCCGCAGCTCGGCCGGCTCGACGAGGGACGGCATCTGAGCCAGCCACGTCGGCGCGTGGCGCCGCAGGATCGGCACGAGGCGACACCCGGGCACGCGCCCGAGACCGGTGAGGGCCTCGAGCAGCGGCAGGTAGGCCTCGCCGACGCCGTAGTGGTCGATGCAGCGCCCGGTGCCGACCGGAAGCCCCTCGCGGGCCGCGCCGGCCAGGAACGCCTCCACCACCGCGGTCTTGCCGATGCCCGGCTCGCCCGAGACGAGCACGACCTGACGCTCCCCCGCTCGCGCGCGGTCGAGGCACGCGCGGAGCCGGTCGAGCGCGAGCGCCCGGCCGACGAGATGCTCCGGCACGCGCAGGAGCGCCCCGCCGTACGCCCGCGCTTCCGGCACCGGGGCGACGAAGCGATAGCCTCTCCGGTGAACGGTCTCGATGTAGCGCGGGCGTCGGGCGTCGTCACCGAGCGCGTCGCGGAGCTCCTGGATGCACGAGGTCAGCGCGGCATCGCTGACCGCGACCCCGGGCCAGACCGCGTCGAAGAGACCGTCCTTGGTGACGAGCGCGCCCGCCCGGGAGACCAGGGTGGAGAGCACCGCCGCGGCCTTCGGCGTGAGCCGGATGACTCGCCGGCCGCGACGCAGCTCGCCGATCGAGGCCTCGAACGTGTAGGGCCCGAAGCGAACTGCCTGATCCGACTGCCCGTCCGCCACTCATCGTCTCCTGGAGAAATCCCACGGGTCTCCTGTGACTCGGCGGCCGCCGAAGGTCTATGACATGGCACAACCCGCGCCGCCGCGCAAGGAGGCCAACGCATGCACTCGATCGCGCATCGCCGGCTCTACCGTCTGCCCCACGCTCTTCTGATGATCGCCGTCGTCCTGGCCGCGGCCCTCCCGGTTCCCCGCGCCGCCGGAGCGGACGCGGTCCTCCAGTGGAACGAGATCGCGCAGCGAACCGTCGCGACGGCCAACCCGCTGGTCCAGTCGCGGAGCATGGCCATCGTCCAGGCCGCGGTCGCCGACGCGGTGGCCGCGGTAGGGCGGGACTACGAGGGCTTCGCCCTGCGGGAGACCGCGGCGGCCGGCGCTTCCGCGCCCGCGGCGGCGGTGGCCGCCGCGCATGCCGCGCTGACCGCGCTGCACCCACCGGCCGCGCCGTCCCTGGACGCGGCCTATACCACGGCGCTGGCCGGCCTCCCGGACGGACCGGCCAGGGCCGAGGGAATCCGGATCGGCAAGGCGGCCGCCGCGGCGATCCTCGAGCAGCGGGCCGGTGATGGCTGGAACGCGCCCGCAAGCTACACACCCGTCGCCCGCGCCGGCCGCTGGATCCCGACGCCGCCCGCCTCCGCGGCCCCGCTCGGGCCGCAGTGGGGGCGGGTCAAGCCGTTCGCGCTCTCCCGCGCCGACCAGTTCCGGGCCCCGACTCCGCCGCCGCCGGACAGCGCCGAGTACGCGCGCGATCTCCGGGAGGTGTACGAGCTGGGTGGCGTGACCTCCCCGAAGCGGACCCCCCAGCTCGCGAACGTGGCCCGCTTCTGGATCATCTCGGGCATGCAGGGCTGGAACCCGGCCGCGCGCCAGGTGAGCACGTTCAAGAAGCTGACGCTTCCGCAGAACGCCCGGCTGCTCGCGCTGCTCAACGTCGCGATGGCGGACGGCCTCATCGCCTGCTGGGACAGCAAGTTTGCCCACGACACCTGGCGCCCGGTCACCGCCATTCACGCGGGCGGGCACGGGGTGGCCGCGGACCCGAGCTGGATGCCGCTGATCGTGACGCCACCCTTCCCGGCGTACCCTTCGGGGCACGCCTGCGCCGGCGGGGCGGCGCGCCTCGTGCTCGAGCGCCAGCTCGGGCCGGGCGGGCACGCCATCACGCTGACCAGCGCGACCGCACCCGGAGTGACCTTCACCTACGACAGCTTCAAGGCGATCGCGGATCAGGTAGACGAGGCGCGGGTGGTCGGGGGCATCCACGTGCGCCACGACCAGACGGCCGGCGGGGAGCTCGGGCGCCGCGTCGGCGAGCACGTCTGCCGCACCGCATGGCGGCTGCGGCCCGGCCCATCCTCCGGGTGCGGACCCTGACGCGCTACCGCCCGTCACCGCTGCGCCCGAGCGGGAGTGGGAAAGGGAGATGGAGGCGGCACCGCAGAAGGAGGAGCGCGATGGCCGACGCGCGTGGGCGCGGAGCCATGCAGCCAGCGAATGAGAGGAGCGCGTGAGTGGGGCTGAGCGGCTACGCCCGGCGGTTCAGGGCGCGCTCCCGCTCTTCCCACTGTTGCTGGAGGCGACGCTTGGTTCGTCGCTCCGAGACCTTGTGGACGAGCCCGAAGAGGAGGGAGAACGTCACGCCGGCGACGACGAGCAGCGCGAGCGTCATGAGCGGACTCGGTTCGGATGCGACGCCATGTTTCGATCGTAACCTAGCGGCAAATCATCACCAAACCCGGCCTCCGATCGGTTGAAGTCCCGTTGCCCCTCCGCTAGACTGTCTCCCCGTGACTCCCACCGATGGACGGCCCCTCGCTCGGTTCTCCGTCCTCGATCTGACCACTGTCCGCTCCGGCCCTACCTGCACGAAAATATTGGCGGATTTTGGCGCGGACGTCGTCCGGATCGAGCGGCCGGGTGGCGAGGGGCGGGAGCGCGTGTTCTTCGACGCCGCCGACCTGCATCGCAACAAGCGCAGCGTGGCGGTCAACCTCCAGGATCCGCGCGGGGTCGCCATCGTCAAGCGCCTGGCCGCCTCGGCCGACGTGGTCGTGGAGAACTACCGCCCGGACGTCAAGCATCGGCTGGGCGTGGACTACGAAACCCTCTCGCGCGACAACCCGCGTCTCGTCTACGCGAGCATCTCCGGCTTCGGCCAGGATGGCCCCTATCGTGACCGTCCCGGGTACGACCAGATCGTGCAGGGCATGTCCGGGCTCATGTGGCTCACCGGCACCCAGGAGAGCGCGCCGCTCCGCGTGGGCATTCCGATCGGCGACCTCCTGGCCGGCTACTTCGCGGCGCTGGGCATCCTCACCGCGCTGCTGGAGCGCGAGACGTCGGGCCGCGGCCAGCGGGTCGAGACCTCGCTGCTCGAGGCCCTGACCGGCAGCCTGTCGTTCCAGGCTGCCAAGTACGTCAACACCGGCGAGGTGCCGCCGCCGGTCGGCAATCACCATCCGCTGACCGCGCCGATGGGCGTGTACCGTGCTCGCGATCAGTTCTTCAATCTGGCCGTCGGCAACGACGACATGTGGCGGCGCTTCTGCAAGGTGCTGGAGCGGCCCGCCCTCGTCGACGATCCGCGATTCGCCGGGATGCTCTCACGGGTGAAGCATCGGCAAGCCCTCGACGCCGTCCTCGGAGAGATCTTCGCGACCCGGCCCGCCGCCGAATGGGTAGAGATGCTCAACGCGGTCGGCGTGGCGTGCGGCCCCATCAATACCGTCGACCAGGTCTTCGCGGATCCGCAGATTCAGACGGCGAACCTCGTCCGCAGCGTCAGCAACGCGGCCTGGGGTCCGCACAAGGTGCTGGCGCTGCCGGTGCATCTTTCCCGAACGCCGGCGCGGGTGGAGCGGGCCGCGCCGATGACCGGAGAGCACACCCGCGAAGTGCTGGCGTCCCTGGGCTACGACGCGGCCACCGTGGACAGCCTGATGGCCGACGGCGTCATCGAGCAGCACAAGGGAGAGACGATATGAGCGACCACATCCTGGTGGAGCAGGACGGTCCGATTGCCACCGTCGTGTTCAACCGGCCGAAGATGCGCAACGCGATCAGCCTGGCCATGTGGTCGGAGATCGCCATGGTGACCGAGCGCCTGTCCAAGGACGATTCGGTGCGCGCGATTGTCTACCGCGGCGCGGGCACCGACGCGTTCGCGTCGGGCGCGGACATCTCCGAGTTCCAGGAGAACCGCAAGGACACCGCCACCGCGCTCAACTACAACAAGCAGACCGAAGCCGCCTATTCCTCGATCCGCGTGTGCCCGAAGCCCACGGTGGCCATGGTGTTCGGCTACTGCATGGGCGGGGCGATGGCCCTCGCGATGGCGGCCGATCTGCGCTTCGCGGCGGCCGGCTCGAAGTTCGGCATCCCGGCCGCGCGGCTCAGCATCATCTACGGGCTCGATCCGGTCCACCAGCTGGTCGACCTGGTCGGGCCGGCGTACGCCAAGGACATCCTCTACTCCGCCCGTACCGTCGACGCCGAGGAGGCTCTGCGCATCGGCTTCATCCAGCGGCTGGTTCCCGCCGGCGAGCTCGAGTCGTACACCTACGAGTATCTCAAGAAGGTCGCGGCCAACGCGCCGCTGTCGGTGCGCGGGACCAAGGCGCAGGTGCAGGCGATCTTCGACGGCATCACCGACGCCCATCGCGATCATCTCCGCAATCTCGGCATCGCGACGTTCGACAGCGAGGACTACCGGGAGGGCACGCGGGCCTTCCTCGAGAAGCGGGCGCCCCGGTTCCAGGGGCGGTAGCCTCTGCGGATCACCGTCCTCTCCTCGACTCCCCTCAATCCGCTGGAGGGGAGTGGCACGTTCGTGGGCATCGCGGGGCTGGCCCAGGGGCTGGCCCAGCTCGGCCACCAGGTCTCGGTACGCCCGCTCGGCCGGCGCACCGGCTTCCACACGCTCGATCGCTGGCTCTACAACGCGGGGGTCTATCTCCGGCCCCCGCGGGATACGGACCTGGTCCTCGGGGTGGACCTCGACGGCTTTCTGTGGGCCCGCCGACGAGCGCTGCCGTTCGTGGCGAGCCTGAAGGGCATCATCGCCGACGAGCTCAAGAACGAGCGGGGCCGCGTGCGCGCGCTGCTCACCCTGCAGGCGCGCTGGGAGCGCCGGAACGTGGAGCGCGCCGACCTCGTGATGGTGACGAGCCGCTACTGCGCCGAGGTGGCGCAGCGCGAGTACGGGGTGCCGCCCGATCGCATCGCGGTGGTGCCGGAGCCGATCGATCTGGAGGTCTGGGACGATCAGTTCTGGCGCGCCCCGCGTCGCGCGCCCCGCGGTCCGGTGGTGCTGTGCGTGGCCCGCATGTATCCCCGCAAGCGGATCGAAGACCTGCTGCGTGCCGCCGTGATCGTGCGGGCGCGGATCCCCGAGGCGTCGGTGCGGATCGTCGGCCGCGGACCCGAATGGCCGGCGGTGAGCCGTCTCCACGCCCAGCTGGGGCTCGGCGAGGCCGCGGTGCTGCTGGGCGACCTCACCCGGGAGCGCCTGGCCGAGGAGTACGCCAACGCGTCCCTGTTCTGTCTGCCGTCGGTGCAGGAAGGTTTCGGCATCGTGTTCCTGGAGGCGATGGCGGCGGAGCTGCCGGTGGTGGCCTGCCGGATCGCCGCGGTGCCGGAGGTCGTGCTGGACGGCGCGACCGGGCTGCTGGTTCCGCCCCGCGACCCCGTCGCGATCGCAGAGGCCCTCGAGCGGTTGATCGCCGACCCCGCGCTGGCCCGGCGACTCGGGCAGGAAGGCCGTCGCCGGGTGCTCGGCTTCTCGCCGCGGCACGTCGCCGACCGCTTCCTCAGCGCGGTACACTCCACCCAGGATCGCCTGGGACAGCGGGCACGAGGAGGCTGAGGGGAATGGTGTACGCGACGCGGAAGTTCACGTTCTCGGCGGGCCACCGCTACTGGCGCCCGGAGTGGAGCGCCGAGGAGAACGCGCGCGTCTTCGGCTCGCTCACGGTGGCGCACGGGCACAACTACGGCCTCGAGGTCACGGTGCGCGGCGAGATCGACCCGCGCACCGGCATGGTGATGGATCTGGGCGAGCTGAAGCGGGTGGTCGGGGAGGCGGTGATCCGCCGCTTCGACCACGCGGACCTGAACCAGGATCCGCTCTTTCCGCCCGGCACCGTCCCCACCACCGAGAACCTGGTCCGGGTGATCTGGGATCTGCTCGGCCCCAAGCTCGGCGCCGAGCGCCTGCACCGGCTGCGCCTGTGGGAGGACCCGACCTTCTACGTGGACTACCTCGGCGAATGACCGATTTCACGGTCACCCGGTCGTACCACTTCAGCGCGGCCCACCAGCTCGCGAACCCGGCGCTCTCCGACGAGGATAACGCCGAGCTCTACGGCCAGTGCTTCCGTCAGCACGGGCACAACTACCAGCTCGAGGTGACGGTCGCGGGGCCCCTCGATCCGGCCACCGGCATGTCCGTCGACATCACCGTGATCGACGCGGCGGTGAAGAAGGCGGTGCTGGACCAGGTCGATCACTACGACCTCTCCGCCACCGTGCCCGCACTGGCGGGCGTGATCACCACCGGGGAGAACCTCGCGCGCACCTTCTGGGACTGGCTGGAGGCGGCGCTGCCCGCGGGCATCCTGCGGCGCGTGACCCTGGTGGAGACGGCCAACAACGTGTTCGAGTACTGCGGCGCGCCCGCCGCCGGGAGGTGATCGTCGATGATTGAGCGCCTCGTCCGCGATCTGCTGAAGGAGATCGGCGAAGATCCGACCCGGGAGGGCCTCGAGAAGACCCCGGTCCGGGTGGCCAAGGCCTGGGAATACCTGACCTCCGGCTACCGGCAGGACGTCCACGACGTCCTGAACGAGGCGCTCTTCACCGAGGAGTACGACGAGATGGTGGTGGTCAAGGACATCGATCTCTACTCGATGTGCGAGCACCACCTGCTCCCCTTCTTCGGCAAATGCCACATCGCCTACATGCCCTCCCGGAAGATCGTGGGGCTCTCCAAGCTGCCGCGGCTGGTCGAGATGTTCGCGCGGCGCCTGCAGGTGCAGGAGCGCCTGACCACCCAGATCGCTCACACCCTGAACGACGTGCTGCAGCCGCGCGGCGTCGCGGTGGTGATCGAGGCCCTGCACATGTGCATGCTCATGCGGGGGGTGGAGAAGCAGAACTCGAAGGCGGTGACCTCGGCCATGCTCGGCGCGTTCCGGGACAACGCGGGCACGCGCGCCGAGTTCATGGAGCTGATCCGGCCTCGCCTCGGAATGATGGTGTGAGGCTCGCCGGACGGGTCGCGGTCGTCACCGGGGCCGGCCGCGGCATCGGCCGCGCGATCGCCGGCGCCGTCGTCCGTGAGGGCGCCTCGGTGGTCCTGGCCGCCCGCTCGGCGGCCGAGATCGAGGCGGTCGCGCGGGAGATCCGGCAAGGCGGCGGCCGCGCCCTTGTGGTGCCCACCGACGTGAGGCAGGAGGCCGCGGTGGAGGCGCTGGTACGGCGGGCCCTCGGCGAGTGGCAGCGGGTAGACCTGCTGGTCAACGCGGCCGGGGTGGCCACCTTCGCCCCGGTGACCGACTCCAAGCTGGACGACTGGGATCAAATGCTCGCGGTGAACCTGCGCGGCGCGGTCCTGTGCTGCCGGGCGGTGCTACCCGCGATGATCGTCCAGCATCGCGGCACGATCATCAACATCGGATCGGTGGTGACCAGCCGATCGCTGACGGGCAGCGCCGCCTACACCGCGTCCAAATACGGGCTGCTCGGCTTCTCGCGGGTGCTCGCCGAGGAGATGCGTGCCCACGGGGTGCGCGTCGGGGTGCTGTCGGCGGGGGCCACCGACACTCCGCTGTGGGATGCCACGTCCGGGGCGCCCGCTCGGGAGCGCATGCTGCGGGCCGATCAGGTCGCCGAGGCCGCCCTTCTGATGGCCGCGCTCGATCCCAACGCGACGCTGGAGGAGATGACCCTGCTGCCCGCGGGGGGCATCCTGTGAGGCGGCCCGCGGGGCTCGGAGCCCTCTGCTATAATGAGGTCGCAGTCTTACACCACGGGCCAGGGACGAGCCCAAGGAGGCAGGAATGATCACGTTGACTGAGACGGCCGCCAAGAAGATCTCGGATCTGCGGCTCGAAGAGGGCAAGCCCGAGTGGGGCCTGCGGATCCGCATCGTGGGCGGCGGGTGCTCCGGCATGTCGTACGAGCTGGGGTGGGACGACACGGCGAGCGAGGGCGACAACGTCGTCGAGTCGAACGGCGTGAAGGTCTTCGTGGACTCGCACAGCGCCCCGTATCTGCAGGGCAGCGAGATCGACTACGTCGACAACAACATGCTGGGCGCCGGGTTCGCCATCAAGAACCCGAACGTGAAGTCGTCCTGCGGCTGCGGCTCGTCGCACCAGTTCTAGAACGCCGCGCGAGGCCCAGGTTCGCTCGATGAAGGTGCAGGTCCGGCTGTTCGCCCGCTATCGCGAGGAAGCGGGCCGTGACTCGCTGGACCTCGAGCTTCCGGATGGGGGCACCGTCGAGCGAGCCTGGGAAGCCGTCACCGAGCAGCTTCCCGTCCTCCTGCCGTACCGCCCCTTCACGCTCTTCGCGCTCCGCAACGACTACGTGGCCGCCGAGCATCCGCTGGGAGACGGCGACGAGCTCTGCCTGTTCCCCCCGGTGAGCGGCGGCGCGGACGGATCCGATTCGGATTGGATCGAAGTCACCACCGAGCCCCTGTCGGAGCGAGCGGTCGCCCAGGCGGTGGAGGATGCGGGGGCGGGGGCCCTGGCCTTGTTTTCGGGAGTGGTGCGGAACCAGACCGGCAGCCGGCGCGTGAAGTTCCTGGAGTACGAGGCCCACGGCCCCATGGCGCTGGCCAAGATGCGCGAGATCGGCCGTACCATCCGCGAGCGCTGGCCGATCGTCAGCCGGATCGCGCTCGTCCATCGCATCGGCCGCCTGGAGATCGGCGAGTCGAGCGTGATGATCGCCGTCTCCTCGCCCCACCGGGGCGAGGCCTTCGAGGCGTGCCGCTTCGCGATCGACACCCTGAAGGAGACGGTGCCGATCTGGAAGAAGGAGCACTTCGAGGACGGCGAGGTCTGGGTCGGCCTGCAGTGTGACCATCGCCAGTAGTCTCGCCGGCCGCGTCCTCGACACCATTCGCCGTCACGGCATGCTCGGTGACGGCGAACGTGTCTTGGCCGCCGTGTCCGGCGGGGCCGACTCGGTCGCCCTCCTCGACGTCCTCGGTGAGCTGCGCGCCTCGCTCGGGCTCGCGGTGAGCGTCGTCCACGTCCACCATGGTCTCCGCCCGGAGTCCGACGCCGATGCCGACTTCGTGCTCGCGCTCTCCGCCCGGCTCGGACTGCCCGCGCACGTCGAGCGCGTGGCCGTGAAGCGCGGCCCGCCGTGGGACGGGCTCGAGGCCGAGAGCCGGCGGGCGCGGCACGCGGCGCTGCAGCGGGCCGCGCGGGCGGTCGACGCCACCCGGATCGCGACCGGGCATACCGCCGACGATCAGGCGGAGACGGTGCTGATGCGCTTGCTGCAGGGCGCCGGCCCGCGCGGGCTCGGGGGGATCCCCCCGGTGCGAGGATGGCTGATCAGCCCGCTGATCGAGACGCGCCGGGCCGAGCTCGTCGAGCATCTGCGCGGGCGAGGGCTGACGTGGGTCGAGGACGCGAGCAACCGCGACGTGCGATTCCTCCGCAATCGCATCCGTCACGATCTGCTGCCGTTCATGGCCGGGCTCACCGGGACTTCGTCGGTGGAGGCGCTGTGTCGCTCGGCCGCCGCCGCCCGCGCGGTCGTCGCCGACCTCGAGGCCCGCGCTCGGGGCGATCTGGAGCGCCTGGCCACGCGCGAGCCCGTCGGCATCACGCTCGACGTGTCCGCGCTGGGGGCCGGCGCCGTGGAGCTGGGTGCGGAGATCTTGCGGCAGGCCGCGGCCGCGCAGGGCGAGACGGGGCCGCTGCGTGGCCCGGCGCAGCGAGCCATTCGCGCGCTGGTCGGTGAGGCGCCCCGCCGGCGGACGGTGCGGCTGGGCCGACTCGTCGCCGAGCGGAGTGGCCGGCGGATCCGGGTCGGGCCGGCCACGCTGCCCGCCCTCGCGGCACGCGTGTGGTCGCCGCCCGGCGATCTGGCGTTGCCCGAGATTGGCCGGTGCCTGACCGCGTCGATCGTCGTGCGCGATCGCGACTACGTCGTGCCGCGCGCGGCCGGGCGGGTGGCCTTCGACGCCGATGCGCTGCCGGCCACCCTCACCGTCCGGGCCCGGCGCCGCGGCGATGTGTTCTCCCCGTTCGGCGCTCCGGCGTCCGGCCCCGGCGCGCTGCGAAGGCTCAAGTCCTTCCTGATCGACGCGGGGGTACCGCGCTGGGAACGCCCGCGTACGCCGCTCGTCGAGGCGGGTGGCCACGTCATCTGGGTCGCGGGCGTGCGACGCGGGCGCCGCGCGCCGGTGACCGCGACCACCGCCCGAGTCCTCGAGCTGACGCTCCGCGACGGCTCGCTGGCCGTCGCTCCACCCCGGCGGTAAGATGTCGCGCGGAGGCCCGAGATGATGATCAGCCGTCGCGCCTCGACCTGGATGCTCGTGGTTTCCGCCATCGTCGGCCTGCTCGCGCCCACGGCCTCCGCGCAGCCCCGGGACGCGCCGCCGGCCCCACCGCTCCCCGCCCCGGACTCGCAGCGGCTGCTGCGCGCGCTGGAGGACGCCTTCGTCTCCGTCGCGGATCGGGCCACGCCCTCGGTCGTCAACGTGAGCGTCAAGGTCAAGCGCGAGGCGCAGCCCGAAGCGGGGCCGTCGCCCGAGACCGAGGAGCGGTTCAAGGAGTTCTTCGGCCCC
The Candidatus Methylomirabilota bacterium DNA segment above includes these coding regions:
- a CDS encoding 6-carboxytetrahydropterin synthase, translating into MVYATRKFTFSAGHRYWRPEWSAEENARVFGSLTVAHGHNYGLEVTVRGEIDPRTGMVMDLGELKRVVGEAVIRRFDHADLNQDPLFPPGTVPTTENLVRVIWDLLGPKLGAERLHRLRLWEDPTFYVDYLGE
- a CDS encoding enoyl-CoA hydratase; the encoded protein is MSDHILVEQDGPIATVVFNRPKMRNAISLAMWSEIAMVTERLSKDDSVRAIVYRGAGTDAFASGADISEFQENRKDTATALNYNKQTEAAYSSIRVCPKPTVAMVFGYCMGGAMALAMAADLRFAAAGSKFGIPAARLSIIYGLDPVHQLVDLVGPAYAKDILYSARTVDAEEALRIGFIQRLVPAGELESYTYEYLKKVAANAPLSVRGTKAQVQAIFDGITDAHRDHLRNLGIATFDSEDYREGTRAFLEKRAPRFQGR
- a CDS encoding AAA family ATPase — its product is MADGQSDQAVRFGPYTFEASIGELRRGRRVIRLTPKAAAVLSTLVSRAGALVTKDGLFDAVWPGVAVSDAALTSCIQELRDALGDDARRPRYIETVHRRGYRFVAPVPEARAYGGALLRVPEHLVGRALALDRLRACLDRARAGERQVVLVSGEPGIGKTAVVEAFLAGAAREGLPVGTGRCIDHYGVGEAYLPLLEALTGLGRVPGCRLVPILRRHAPTWLAQMPSLVEPAELRTLRRTTAGATRERMLRELAEAIETFTDRAPLALWLEDLHWSDGSTLDWLAYVTRRPGPARLLVIGTYRPVATTPGGHSLHAVLRELVAREPGHEIVLDLLEEAAVARYLVERLGPRPGSAANDGAADRLAVLARLVHRRTEGNPLFMASAIQDLIGRGILVQADGGWRLTEEPEILELTIPDDVRAVIALQFGRLSDDERRVLEVASVVGLEFSAAAVAAGAGSPVADAEGSCAALARPGAFLVARGADAWPDGTAAERYGFRHWLHRQMVYEQIAAGRRAELHRRIAERLAVAHGERADEIALELAAHFERGHDARRAVHYLRRAAAVTTRRGAAQEARAHLVRALDLLRALPAVEETMQQEVALQIALGGSLMATRGWGAPEVEEPLARAQALAERLGDTPRLFPALWGLWLFRWGRGELATAEELGERLRVQAERSREPALVLQAHHALWATRLIQGAPTAALEHARHGIAIYEPPHAALAAEYGNHDPGVCAQVMAAWTLELLGESGEAAAASRNALDLAGRLRHPVTETLALVFAAHLHCFRGDAEAVLAHAGRAVALAREQGFGLFLAWAETVHGWALVETGRPEEGVAQMRGAIASARASGSAQLQTYLLATLAAGLLRAGAPDPALDVVGEALTLAARTGERFLEAELHRLEGEAGRAIGRGGTPGARAPQECFLTALEIARRQGARGLERRAAASLAAWSGADARPR
- a CDS encoding CoA transferase, which produces MTPTDGRPLARFSVLDLTTVRSGPTCTKILADFGADVVRIERPGGEGRERVFFDAADLHRNKRSVAVNLQDPRGVAIVKRLAASADVVVENYRPDVKHRLGVDYETLSRDNPRLVYASISGFGQDGPYRDRPGYDQIVQGMSGLMWLTGTQESAPLRVGIPIGDLLAGYFAALGILTALLERETSGRGQRVETSLLEALTGSLSFQAAKYVNTGEVPPPVGNHHPLTAPMGVYRARDQFFNLAVGNDDMWRRFCKVLERPALVDDPRFAGMLSRVKHRQALDAVLGEIFATRPAAEWVEMLNAVGVACGPINTVDQVFADPQIQTANLVRSVSNAAWGPHKVLALPVHLSRTPARVERAAPMTGEHTREVLASLGYDAATVDSLMADGVIEQHKGETI
- a CDS encoding vanadium-dependent haloperoxidase, producing the protein MHSIAHRRLYRLPHALLMIAVVLAAALPVPRAAGADAVLQWNEIAQRTVATANPLVQSRSMAIVQAAVADAVAAVGRDYEGFALRETAAAGASAPAAAVAAAHAALTALHPPAAPSLDAAYTTALAGLPDGPARAEGIRIGKAAAAAILEQRAGDGWNAPASYTPVARAGRWIPTPPASAAPLGPQWGRVKPFALSRADQFRAPTPPPPDSAEYARDLREVYELGGVTSPKRTPQLANVARFWIISGMQGWNPAARQVSTFKKLTLPQNARLLALLNVAMADGLIACWDSKFAHDTWRPVTAIHAGGHGVAADPSWMPLIVTPPFPAYPSGHACAGGAARLVLERQLGPGGHAITLTSATAPGVTFTYDSFKAIADQVDEARVVGGIHVRHDQTAGGELGRRVGEHVCRTAWRLRPGPSSGCGP
- a CDS encoding glycosyltransferase family 4 protein, with protein sequence MGIAGLAQGLAQLGHQVSVRPLGRRTGFHTLDRWLYNAGVYLRPPRDTDLVLGVDLDGFLWARRRALPFVASLKGIIADELKNERGRVRALLTLQARWERRNVERADLVMVTSRYCAEVAQREYGVPPDRIAVVPEPIDLEVWDDQFWRAPRRAPRGPVVLCVARMYPRKRIEDLLRAAVIVRARIPEASVRIVGRGPEWPAVSRLHAQLGLGEAAVLLGDLTRERLAEEYANASLFCLPSVQEGFGIVFLEAMAAELPVVACRIAAVPEVVLDGATGLLVPPRDPVAIAEALERLIADPALARRLGQEGRRRVLGFSPRHVADRFLSAVHSTQDRLGQRARGG